In one Neobacillus sp. WH10 genomic region, the following are encoded:
- the nuoL gene encoding NADH-quinone oxidoreductase subunit L, with the protein MMENAWLIPLFPLLSFLILLLFGKRLKEASAYVGIFLTLASLIYSILVLFERFSEPTYSTKFEWLTIGDLHLTAGFEVNQLNALMLFIVSLVSFLVHTYSKGYMHGDERFPVFYAYLGLFTFAMLGLVISPNLLQTYIFWELVGVGSFLLIGFYYYKEEAKAAAKKAFIMTRIGDVGLFIGMILLFWQTKSFEYSEIFSAVEAGAVSQTMITLTAILIFIGAVGKSGQFPLHTWLPDAMEGPTPVSALIHAATMVAAGVYLVAALFPLFLASKTALLTIAIIGAVTAIFAASIGIVQTDIKRVLAYSTVSQLGYMMLALGTAGYVAGVFHLMTHAFFKALLFLAAGSVIHAVHTQNIEEMGGLWKKLKLTGPLFLIGTLAISGVPGLSGFFSKDEILIAAWEGGHPVLFLLALIAAFMTAFYMFRLFFMVFTGEARGNQKHVHESPNYMTYPMILLGILAVIAGYVNTPWFGSFLGDWLVDGNPALGHGHIEGPIWIMIAATVVSLAGIYLAYLMYYKRTIARNWLSGTGDTLHTILLNKYYVDEFYQMTVVAATKAISYLLRFIDVFVVEGLVKGVVGIVQGLGKTGSKMQTGQVQTYGAVAFIGLALLAVIFALTGGYLR; encoded by the coding sequence ATGATGGAAAATGCATGGCTCATACCGCTTTTCCCGCTATTATCGTTTTTGATCCTTCTCCTATTCGGTAAGCGACTGAAGGAGGCGAGTGCATATGTGGGGATTTTTCTCACGTTGGCATCGCTTATCTATTCGATTTTGGTGTTATTTGAGCGCTTTTCAGAGCCAACCTACAGTACGAAGTTTGAATGGCTCACGATAGGAGATCTGCATCTAACAGCGGGCTTTGAAGTGAATCAATTAAATGCATTGATGCTGTTTATCGTATCGCTCGTAAGTTTCTTAGTACATACCTACTCCAAGGGGTACATGCATGGGGATGAGCGGTTTCCGGTATTCTATGCCTATTTAGGATTATTTACATTTGCAATGCTCGGGCTGGTTATTTCGCCAAACCTGTTGCAAACATATATTTTCTGGGAGCTTGTTGGTGTTGGTTCCTTCCTATTAATCGGTTTCTATTATTACAAAGAAGAGGCAAAAGCCGCTGCGAAAAAGGCGTTCATCATGACCCGTATCGGGGATGTCGGCTTATTCATCGGCATGATCCTACTCTTCTGGCAAACAAAATCATTTGAATACAGCGAAATCTTTTCTGCAGTGGAAGCAGGGGCTGTATCCCAAACGATGATTACGTTAACGGCAATCTTAATTTTTATCGGGGCAGTCGGAAAGTCAGGTCAGTTCCCTCTCCACACATGGCTTCCTGATGCGATGGAAGGTCCGACACCTGTTTCGGCCCTCATCCATGCCGCAACGATGGTTGCCGCTGGGGTATATTTAGTCGCTGCACTATTCCCACTGTTCTTAGCTAGCAAAACGGCACTGCTAACAATCGCCATCATAGGTGCGGTTACCGCCATCTTTGCGGCAAGCATTGGCATTGTGCAAACCGATATCAAAAGAGTTCTTGCCTATTCAACGGTCAGCCAGCTCGGCTATATGATGCTCGCACTTGGTACTGCCGGTTATGTTGCCGGTGTGTTCCACTTGATGACACACGCATTCTTCAAGGCGTTATTATTCTTGGCTGCCGGTTCCGTGATTCACGCGGTACATACGCAGAATATCGAGGAAATGGGTGGACTTTGGAAAAAGCTGAAGCTGACCGGGCCGCTATTCTTAATCGGAACACTCGCAATCAGTGGTGTACCGGGGCTTTCTGGATTCTTCAGTAAAGATGAAATTCTAATTGCTGCCTGGGAAGGCGGACATCCAGTTCTCTTCTTGCTCGCACTGATCGCAGCATTCATGACAGCATTCTATATGTTCCGCCTGTTCTTCATGGTCTTCACCGGTGAAGCTCGCGGTAATCAAAAACATGTTCACGAATCACCAAACTACATGACCTACCCAATGATCCTGCTCGGCATCCTAGCAGTCATTGCCGGTTATGTGAACACACCTTGGTTCGGCTCGTTCCTTGGCGACTGGCTCGTCGACGGCAACCCGGCCCTCGGACATGGCCATATCGAAGGCCCGATTTGGATTATGATCGCAGCAACCGTTGTGTCCTTAGCGGGAATCTACCTTGCTTACTTGATGTACTACAAGCGAACAATCGCCCGCAACTGGTTAAGCGGCACGGGGGATACCTTACACACGATTTTACTGAACAAATATTACGTTGATGAGTTTTATCAAATGACAGTGGTGGCTGCGACAAAAGCAATCAGCTATCTTCTACGATTCATCGACGTCTTCGTTGTCGAAGGACTTGTTAAGGGCGTTGTCGGAATTGTCCAAGGCCTTGGTAAAACCGGTTCGAAAATGCAGACCGGACAGGTTCAAACTTACGGGGCAGTCGCCTTCATCGGACTCGCACTGCTCGCTGTCATCTTTGCGTTAACAGGGGGGTACTTACGATGA
- the nuoK gene encoding NADH-quinone oxidoreductase subunit NuoK: MSSVPASAFLALALILFCIGLYGALTKKNTVIVLISIELMLNAVNINLVTFSKYGMAPSITGQIFALFAICVAAAEAAVGLAILISLYRSKKTVNIDEMDTMKN; this comes from the coding sequence ATGAGTTCAGTTCCCGCTTCAGCCTTCCTGGCTCTCGCACTGATATTATTCTGCATTGGGTTATACGGTGCGTTAACGAAAAAGAATACCGTAATTGTGTTGATCTCCATAGAATTGATGCTGAATGCCGTTAATATTAACTTGGTTACCTTTAGTAAATATGGCATGGCGCCATCGATTACAGGTCAAATCTTCGCCCTGTTTGCCATCTGTGTGGCAGCAGCCGAAGCAGCTGTCGGACTCGCGATCTTGATTTCGCTTTACCGCAGCAAGAAAACCGTTAACATTGACGAAATGGACACAATGAAAAACTAG
- a CDS encoding NADH-quinone oxidoreductase subunit J, with translation MTFSGEFLAFMGLALVAIIGGVLLLNLNKVIHMVVALIFTFVAIAGIYVLLSAEFVAAVQILIYSGAITIIMLFGIMLTKHDDESEPKTGKWRKLLLFLGIVGFAFAVYIGIYNFNIDQVPTKLHENNTLQIGEALYSKYIIPFELTSVLLLAALVGSIILAKNEKKEADKE, from the coding sequence ATGACATTTTCAGGTGAATTCCTCGCTTTTATGGGACTCGCACTTGTTGCGATCATCGGCGGCGTGCTTCTATTGAACCTTAACAAAGTGATTCATATGGTCGTTGCCCTCATCTTCACTTTCGTCGCAATTGCCGGAATTTATGTGCTGCTTTCCGCAGAATTTGTGGCAGCCGTACAAATCTTAATTTATTCAGGTGCGATCACGATTATCATGCTGTTTGGTATTATGTTAACGAAACATGATGATGAAAGTGAACCAAAAACGGGCAAATGGCGAAAGTTACTTTTGTTCTTAGGGATTGTTGGCTTTGCTTTTGCTGTCTACATCGGGATTTATAACTTTAATATCGATCAAGTTCCGACAAAACTGCATGAAAACAATACCCTCCAAATTGGGGAAGCACTTTACTCAAAATATATTATTCCGTTTGAGCTAACATCTGTTTTACTATTAGCGGCCTTGGTTGGTTCGATTATTTTGGCAAAAAACGAGAAGAAGGAGGCGGATAAGGAATGA
- the nuoI gene encoding NADH-quinone oxidoreductase subunit NuoI — MLGVFKGLKYTLKQLSREKVTYDYPNEPLPLPDRFRGIQKFYPEKCIVCNQCAQICPTDCIQLTGKKHPDPTKKGKIIDTYDINFEICILCDLCTEVCPTEAIIMTNNFELAEYSRDMLFKNLEWLDENDENIRQVNKA; from the coding sequence GTGCTTGGAGTATTTAAAGGCTTGAAATATACCCTGAAACAATTATCGCGTGAGAAGGTTACGTACGATTATCCAAACGAGCCGCTTCCGCTTCCTGACCGCTTTCGCGGGATTCAAAAGTTTTATCCGGAGAAGTGCATTGTTTGTAACCAGTGTGCACAGATTTGCCCGACGGACTGTATTCAATTAACGGGTAAAAAGCATCCGGACCCAACGAAAAAGGGGAAAATCATTGACACTTACGACATTAACTTTGAAATATGTATCCTCTGTGACCTGTGTACAGAGGTGTGCCCAACAGAAGCTATCATCATGACCAATAACTTCGAGCTCGCTGAATACAGCCGGGACATGTTATTTAAAAACCTTGAATGGTTAGATGAAAACGACGAAAACATACGGCAGGTGAATAAAGCATGA
- the nuoH gene encoding NADH-quinone oxidoreductase subunit NuoH translates to MMEELLQSSPGWANFGIFFLLGVVLLLVVLGFVTYGILAERKVMGFMQLRHGPNQLGGRWGLLQTVADVLKLLLKEDIIPKAVDRPLFILAPVIAFAPSFMVLATLPFTDKFQFADIGVGLLYYIAVSGLTVFGMVLGGWASNNKYALLGGMRAAAQMISYEIPLVMSVLGVILLSGSLNLNDIVKAQEHGWFILLQPIGFVVFFIASIAELNRTPFDLPESENELVAGYHVEYSGFRWAFFMLSEYVYLFGMSALITVVFLGGWLPPLEILDFIPGAVWFALKFSAVVFVYIWLRSTLPRFRADSLMEFGWKILLPIALANIFLTAILKSLLGA, encoded by the coding sequence ATGATGGAAGAGTTGCTCCAATCGAGTCCCGGCTGGGCTAATTTTGGGATCTTCTTTTTACTTGGAGTTGTCTTGCTTTTAGTCGTATTAGGCTTCGTTACCTATGGAATTTTAGCAGAGCGGAAAGTTATGGGTTTCATGCAGCTGCGTCACGGTCCAAATCAACTTGGCGGCCGCTGGGGACTTTTACAGACCGTGGCTGACGTTTTGAAGCTTTTACTGAAAGAGGATATTATCCCGAAGGCAGTCGACCGGCCATTATTTATTCTGGCACCGGTTATTGCGTTTGCACCATCGTTCATGGTACTAGCGACGCTGCCGTTTACCGATAAGTTTCAATTTGCCGATATTGGTGTCGGCTTACTGTATTACATTGCTGTTTCTGGATTAACCGTTTTTGGCATGGTGCTGGGCGGCTGGGCGTCGAATAATAAGTATGCTCTCTTAGGAGGAATGCGTGCTGCGGCACAAATGATTTCTTATGAAATCCCGCTTGTTATGTCCGTTCTTGGGGTTATTTTACTCTCAGGAAGCCTAAACCTAAATGACATCGTGAAGGCTCAGGAGCACGGCTGGTTTATCTTATTACAGCCAATTGGCTTTGTTGTCTTTTTTATCGCATCGATTGCGGAATTAAACCGGACACCATTTGACCTGCCGGAGTCGGAAAATGAACTTGTTGCCGGCTACCACGTCGAGTATTCAGGATTCCGCTGGGCTTTCTTTATGCTTTCAGAATATGTGTACCTATTTGGTATGTCAGCACTTATTACGGTTGTATTCCTTGGTGGCTGGCTGCCTCCGCTTGAGATTCTTGATTTTATTCCGGGCGCAGTATGGTTTGCACTTAAATTTAGTGCAGTTGTCTTTGTCTATATTTGGCTGCGCAGTACGCTTCCGCGTTTCCGCGCTGACAGCCTAATGGAATTTGGCTGGAAAATCCTGCTGCCAATCGCCTTGGCAAACATTTTCCTAACCGCCATCCTTAAATCATTATTAGGTGCCTGA
- a CDS encoding NADH-quinone oxidoreductase subunit D: MIRTEEMLLNVGPQHPSTHGVFRLVIKIDGEIITEATPVIGYLHRGTEKLAENLQYTQIIPYTDRMDYLSAMTNNYVICHAVETMMGIQVPERADFLRVIAMELGRIASHLVAWGTYILDLGATSPFIYAFRDREMIINMLNELSGARLTFNYMRVGGVKWDAPEGWIEKVRDFIPYMREQLAGYHQLVSGNEIFLDRVKGIGRYTKEEAIHYSLSGPNLRCTGVKWDLRKDEPYSIYNRFDFDVPTSEDGDCLARYNLRLTEIEESLKILEQAVEQFPAEGDILAKVPKIIKAPKGEAYVRTESPRGEIGCFIASDGKKEPYRLKFRRPSFYNLQILPKLLVGENIANLIAILGAIDIVLGEVDG; the protein is encoded by the coding sequence ATGATCAGAACAGAAGAAATGTTACTAAACGTCGGTCCACAGCATCCTAGTACGCACGGAGTATTCCGGCTTGTAATTAAAATTGATGGAGAAATCATAACCGAAGCAACGCCTGTCATCGGTTATTTACACCGCGGAACAGAAAAATTGGCAGAGAACCTGCAGTATACACAGATTATTCCTTATACGGACCGGATGGACTATCTGTCAGCGATGACCAACAACTACGTGATTTGTCATGCTGTCGAAACGATGATGGGGATTCAAGTGCCGGAACGTGCGGACTTCCTGCGCGTAATAGCCATGGAGCTTGGACGAATTGCCAGCCACCTTGTTGCATGGGGCACATACATCCTTGACCTTGGGGCGACAAGCCCATTCATCTATGCCTTCCGTGACCGAGAAATGATTATCAATATGCTGAACGAATTATCGGGTGCACGTTTGACGTTCAACTATATGCGTGTTGGCGGTGTGAAGTGGGATGCACCTGAAGGCTGGATTGAAAAGGTAAGAGATTTTATCCCATATATGCGCGAACAGCTTGCAGGCTACCATCAGCTTGTCAGCGGAAATGAAATCTTTTTGGACAGGGTAAAGGGTATTGGCAGATATACAAAAGAAGAAGCCATCCACTATTCACTCAGCGGGCCAAATCTGCGCTGTACAGGGGTAAAATGGGATCTTCGTAAAGATGAGCCGTATTCGATTTACAACCGTTTTGATTTTGATGTTCCGACATCGGAGGACGGCGATTGCTTAGCACGCTATAATCTCCGTCTTACTGAGATAGAAGAATCGCTGAAAATCCTTGAGCAGGCTGTTGAACAATTCCCTGCTGAGGGAGACATTCTTGCTAAGGTGCCGAAAATCATTAAGGCACCAAAAGGTGAAGCATATGTCAGAACCGAATCACCACGTGGAGAAATTGGCTGCTTTATTGCCAGCGACGGTAAAAAAGAACCGTATCGCTTAAAGTTTAGAAGACCATCATTCTATAATCTGCAAATTCTCCCGAAATTATTAGTAGGCGAAAATATTGCAAATCTGATAGCTATTTTAGGGGCAATTGATATTGTCCTTGGGGAGGTGGACGGCTAA
- a CDS encoding NADH-quinone oxidoreductase subunit C, with protein sequence MSGEKDLEQLKREAAEKAKAAALAKRKAKEAGEALPKQDEMPAEPKKVETPAEDAPQAPSAGDDADLAKKKAAAAAKAKAAALAKKKREGISEEPSSESAVPASELAAEATPAAEEAQSASDADDLAKKKAAAVAKAKAAAAAKRKAMELAGGNSPASDEAPASETDSAAGSDADDLAKKKAAAVAKAKAAAAAKRKAMEQAGSSDQATGTGDDAPAGDDAKAKAAAAAKAKAAAAAKAKAAAAAKAKAAGAGSDASAGGDDEKAKAIAAAKAKAKAAAAAKAKAAGSTKAGDTAAAEAQTAAPSPNQPYLDKYVKVIAENLGSDVLEDSYINKLSKDVPTLVAKHDTYFKLAQFLKYNELLGFDYLSELHGTDYETHMEVYVHLYSYKNRQSVSLKVKIDRDEPTIESLQPIWAGANWPECEAYDLLGIKFTGHPNLHRILLGEDWVGHPLRKDYEQYDVEV encoded by the coding sequence ATGAGCGGGGAAAAAGATCTCGAACAATTAAAGAGAGAAGCCGCTGAAAAGGCCAAAGCTGCGGCGTTAGCAAAGCGTAAGGCAAAGGAAGCAGGCGAAGCTTTGCCGAAGCAGGATGAGATGCCGGCCGAGCCGAAAAAGGTTGAAACGCCGGCCGAGGATGCACCACAGGCCCCGTCTGCTGGAGATGATGCTGACTTGGCGAAGAAAAAGGCAGCTGCGGCAGCGAAAGCTAAGGCAGCGGCACTGGCAAAGAAGAAAAGGGAAGGCATTAGCGAGGAACCTTCCTCAGAATCGGCCGTACCTGCCTCAGAGCTAGCGGCAGAAGCTACACCAGCAGCAGAGGAAGCCCAGTCTGCAAGCGATGCAGACGACTTAGCGAAGAAAAAAGCAGCAGCGGTAGCGAAAGCAAAAGCAGCGGCAGCAGCGAAACGGAAGGCAATGGAACTGGCTGGAGGAAATTCCCCAGCGAGCGATGAGGCCCCGGCATCAGAAACCGATTCTGCTGCAGGCAGCGATGCTGACGACTTAGCGAAGAAAAAAGCAGCAGCAGTAGCGAAGGCGAAAGCAGCGGCAGCAGCAAAACGGAAGGCAATGGAACAAGCGGGTAGCTCAGATCAAGCAACTGGAACAGGCGACGATGCCCCAGCAGGTGACGATGCGAAAGCGAAAGCAGCGGCAGCAGCCAAAGCGAAGGCAGCAGCGGCAGCGAAGGCGAAGGCGGCGGCAGCAGCCAAGGCGAAAGCAGCTGGAGCAGGATCGGACGCATCCGCAGGTGGCGATGATGAAAAAGCGAAAGCAATTGCAGCAGCCAAGGCCAAAGCAAAGGCAGCGGCAGCAGCGAAGGCGAAGGCAGCCGGATCCACAAAAGCCGGCGATACAGCTGCAGCCGAAGCCCAAACCGCAGCGCCATCACCAAATCAGCCATACTTAGATAAGTATGTAAAAGTGATTGCAGAAAACCTAGGTTCAGATGTTTTAGAAGATTCTTATATTAATAAACTATCCAAAGATGTTCCGACACTTGTGGCGAAGCATGATACATATTTTAAGTTAGCTCAATTTTTAAAATATAATGAGCTTCTCGGGTTTGACTATCTATCTGAGCTGCATGGAACGGATTATGAAACACATATGGAAGTGTATGTTCACTTGTACTCATACAAAAACCGGCAATCGGTTTCATTAAAAGTGAAGATTGACCGCGATGAACCAACAATCGAGTCCTTGCAGCCAATTTGGGCCGGAGCGAACTGGCCTGAGTGTGAAGCATATGATTTACTTGGAATAAAGTTTACAGGACATCCGAATTTGCATCGGATTTTGCTTGGAGAAGATTGGGTTGGCCATCCACTGCGTAAAGACTATGAACAGTATGATGTGGAGGTGTAG
- a CDS encoding NADH-quinone oxidoreductase subunit B encodes MDLKLEDLTPEEMKELERNVFFATLEQIKGWARSNSLWPMTFGLACCAIEMMGVGGANYDLDRFGSFFRTSPRQSDCMIVSGTVTKKMAPILRRLYDQMPEPKWVIAMGSCATAGGPYVKSYAVVKGVDQIVPVDVYIPGCPPNPAALIYGINKLKGKIRYEAKTGKKVI; translated from the coding sequence ATGGATCTAAAACTAGAAGATTTAACACCTGAGGAAATGAAAGAGTTAGAAAGAAATGTATTTTTTGCAACGCTGGAGCAAATTAAGGGTTGGGCACGAAGTAATTCCTTGTGGCCAATGACATTTGGTCTGGCTTGTTGTGCGATTGAAATGATGGGTGTTGGGGGAGCGAACTATGACCTCGACCGTTTTGGATCGTTTTTCCGGACATCACCAAGACAATCGGATTGTATGATTGTATCTGGTACGGTGACAAAGAAAATGGCGCCAATATTACGCCGTTTGTATGATCAAATGCCGGAGCCAAAATGGGTCATTGCAATGGGGTCTTGTGCGACTGCCGGAGGTCCGTATGTCAAATCTTATGCCGTTGTGAAGGGTGTCGACCAAATCGTACCTGTTGATGTATATATTCCTGGATGCCCGCCAAACCCGGCTGCATTAATTTATGGAATTAATAAATTAAAAGGAAAAATTCGTTATGAAGCGAAGACAGGGAAGAAGGTGATTTAA
- a CDS encoding NADH-quinone oxidoreductase subunit A, which yields MELLNVYQNNYLIVFVFLCLGVLLPVVALYLGKLLRPHMPSDAKNTTYESGIEPFHDSRVQFNVRYYIFALMFVIFDVETVFLYPWAVAYDKLGIFALVEMLIFVAMLIIGLAYAWKKKVLRWI from the coding sequence ATGGAACTTCTAAATGTATATCAGAATAATTATCTGATAGTTTTTGTGTTTCTATGTCTTGGAGTGCTGCTGCCTGTGGTGGCGTTATATTTGGGGAAACTTCTGCGTCCGCATATGCCTAGTGATGCGAAGAATACCACATATGAGAGCGGTATTGAGCCATTTCACGATTCCCGTGTACAGTTCAATGTCCGCTATTATATTTTTGCCTTAATGTTTGTTATTTTTGATGTAGAAACGGTGTTTTTATATCCATGGGCTGTCGCTTATGATAAACTAGGCATTTTTGCTCTCGTCGAAATGTTAATTTTCGTAGCGATGCTGATAATTGGCCTAGCGTATGCTTGGAAAAAGAAGGTGCTACGATGGATCTAA
- a CDS encoding F0F1 ATP synthase subunit epsilon codes for MKTIKVSVVTPDGPVYDSDVEMVSTKAQSGELGILPGHIPMVAPLQIGAVRLKKDGKTELIAVSGGFLEVRPDQVTILAQTAEKASDIDVERALRAKERAEQRMHEQKLEHIDFRRAELALQRAINRLAVSEKRF; via the coding sequence ATGAAGACGATTAAAGTCAGTGTTGTTACTCCCGATGGCCCGGTGTATGATTCAGATGTGGAAATGGTTAGTACGAAGGCTCAGAGTGGTGAGCTGGGAATTTTACCTGGACACATTCCGATGGTGGCTCCGCTCCAAATTGGTGCTGTTCGTCTGAAAAAGGATGGTAAGACGGAATTGATCGCGGTCAGCGGTGGATTTTTAGAGGTTCGTCCTGATCAAGTGACGATTCTTGCCCAAACGGCAGAGAAAGCATCTGATATTGATGTGGAACGTGCCCTAAGAGCGAAGGAACGTGCAGAGCAGCGTATGCATGAACAGAAACTCGAGCATATCGATTTCCGACGTGCTGAGCTGGCGTTGCAGCGTGCCATCAATCGCCTCGCCGTATCGGAAAAAAGATTTTAA
- the atpD gene encoding F0F1 ATP synthase subunit beta → MNKGRVLQIMGPVVDVKFDNGQLPEIYNALKVVSKARTESEVDINLTLEVALHLGDDTVRTIAMASTDGLTRGLEVEDTGAPISVPVGDVTLGRVFNVLGEAIDLVEDVPASARRDSIHREAPTFENLSTEVEILETGIKVVDLLAPYIKGGKIGLFGGAGVGKTVLIQELINNIAQEHGGISVFAGVGERTREGNDLFHEMTDSGVIKKTAMVFGQMNEPPGARMRVALTGLTMAEYFRDEQGQDVLFFMDNIFRFTQAGSEVSALLGRMPSAVGYQPTLATEMGKLQERITSTNVGSVTSIQAIYVPADDYTDPAPATTFAHLDATTNLERKLSEMGIYPAVDPLASTSRALSPEIVGEEHYTVARNVQQTLQRYRELQDIIAILGMDELSDDDKLIVHRARRIQFFLSQNFHVAEQFTGQPGSYVPVKETVKGFKDILDGKYDHLPEDAFRLVGRIEEVVEAGKRMGVEA, encoded by the coding sequence ATGAACAAAGGACGCGTTCTTCAGATTATGGGTCCGGTTGTTGACGTCAAGTTTGATAACGGTCAGCTGCCTGAGATCTATAACGCATTAAAAGTGGTAAGTAAAGCGCGTACTGAATCAGAAGTTGATATCAACTTAACCCTTGAAGTAGCCCTTCATTTAGGTGATGATACAGTTCGTACAATTGCGATGGCTTCTACTGACGGTTTAACTCGCGGTTTGGAAGTTGAAGATACTGGTGCGCCAATTTCGGTACCGGTTGGTGACGTAACTCTTGGCCGTGTATTTAACGTATTAGGTGAAGCGATTGACCTTGTTGAAGATGTACCGGCAAGTGCCCGCCGTGATTCGATTCACCGCGAAGCGCCAACATTTGAAAATCTTTCTACTGAGGTAGAAATTCTTGAAACTGGTATTAAGGTAGTAGACCTTCTTGCACCATATATTAAGGGTGGTAAGATTGGTCTATTTGGTGGTGCCGGAGTAGGTAAAACCGTATTAATCCAGGAATTGATCAATAACATCGCTCAAGAGCACGGTGGTATTTCGGTATTCGCCGGTGTTGGTGAGCGTACTCGTGAAGGTAACGACCTTTTCCATGAAATGACGGATTCAGGCGTTATCAAGAAAACAGCGATGGTATTCGGACAAATGAACGAGCCGCCAGGTGCACGTATGCGTGTTGCCTTGACAGGTTTGACAATGGCTGAATATTTCCGTGATGAGCAAGGACAGGACGTTCTTTTCTTCATGGATAACATCTTCCGTTTCACGCAAGCAGGTTCTGAGGTATCCGCCCTACTTGGCCGTATGCCATCTGCGGTAGGTTACCAGCCGACTCTTGCTACTGAAATGGGTAAATTACAAGAGCGTATTACATCTACTAACGTAGGTTCTGTTACATCGATCCAAGCGATTTACGTACCAGCCGATGACTACACTGACCCGGCTCCGGCGACTACTTTCGCTCACTTAGATGCAACAACTAACCTTGAGCGTAAGCTTTCTGAGATGGGTATTTACCCAGCGGTGGATCCTCTTGCTTCAACTTCTCGTGCGTTGTCACCAGAAATCGTTGGCGAAGAGCACTACACTGTAGCTCGTAATGTACAACAAACGCTTCAGCGTTACCGTGAATTACAGGATATCATTGCGATCCTTGGTATGGACGAACTTTCTGATGATGATAAGTTAATCGTACACCGTGCGCGCCGTATTCAGTTCTTCTTATCACAGAACTTCCACGTTGCTGAGCAGTTTACTGGCCAGCCAGGTTCGTATGTGCCTGTAAAAGAAACTGTTAAAGGATTCAAAGATATCCTTGATGGTAAATATGATCATCTTCCAGAAGATGCGTTCCGTTTGGTCGGCCGCATTGAAGAAGTGGTTGAGGCTGGAAAACGCATGGGTGTAGAAGCGTAA
- the atpG gene encoding ATP synthase F1 subunit gamma, with protein sequence MASLREIKNRINSTKKTSQITKAMEMTSAAKWNRAVLNAKAFVPYMEKIQEVTASIAIGAGGVIHPMLTHRPVKKTGYIVMTSDSGLAGAFNSNVIRKVHQTIQSRHKSNDEFAIIAIGRVARDFFVKRGMNVVLEMIGLPAQPNFADIQEVTRNTVGMFADGTFDELYVYYSHYLSAISQEVTEKKLLPLSDLSTSHKLISYEFEPSAEEILEVLLPQYAESLIFGALLDSKASEHAARMTAMRNATDNAKELINDYTLSYNRARQAAITQEITEIVGGAAALE encoded by the coding sequence ATGGCTTCATTACGCGAGATAAAAAATCGTATTAATTCAACGAAAAAGACGAGTCAAATCACAAAAGCAATGGAAATGACTTCTGCCGCTAAATGGAACCGTGCTGTGTTGAATGCAAAAGCATTCGTACCATACATGGAAAAAATCCAGGAAGTAACTGCATCGATAGCAATCGGTGCTGGCGGAGTAATTCATCCAATGCTGACACATCGACCTGTTAAGAAGACCGGTTATATTGTTATGACTTCTGACAGCGGACTTGCGGGTGCGTTCAACAGCAACGTAATTCGTAAGGTTCATCAAACAATCCAAAGTCGTCATAAATCGAATGATGAATTCGCGATCATTGCAATTGGAAGAGTGGCCCGCGACTTTTTTGTCAAGCGCGGTATGAATGTAGTCCTCGAGATGATTGGGCTACCTGCCCAGCCAAACTTTGCTGACATCCAGGAAGTGACCCGCAATACAGTTGGGATGTTTGCCGACGGCACTTTCGATGAACTATATGTCTATTACAGTCATTATCTAAGTGCGATTTCACAGGAAGTTACCGAGAAGAAGCTGCTTCCACTATCGGATTTATCCACTTCTCACAAGCTCATTTCCTATGAATTTGAGCCATCTGCAGAAGAAATTTTGGAAGTTCTCCTGCCACAATATGCGGAGAGCTTAATTTTCGGTGCTTTATTAGACAGTAAAGCAAGTGAGCATGCTGCCCGGATGACCGCAATGAGAAATGCAACAGATAATGCGAAAGAACTAATCAACGACTATACATTAAGCTACAACCGCGCCCGTCAAGCAGCGATTACTCAAGAAATCACCGAAATCGTCGGCGGCGCAGCAGCACTAGAATAG